The following proteins are encoded in a genomic region of Cricetulus griseus strain 17A/GY chromosome 7, alternate assembly CriGri-PICRH-1.0, whole genome shotgun sequence:
- the Ucn gene encoding urocortin: protein MPQLASPSSTARVLPKLDPGSGCVPLWGLEVAGLEAAAVIASTISSCSSLTSVGAVLVLYKAGSGPGTDPVLPKASSARPGGQRLELHLAPGRHSDNMAGGTMRQRGRAALLVALLLLAQLRPGSSQWSPATEAATGVQDPNLRWSPGARNQGGGARALLLLLAERFPRRAGSGTAGERQRRDDPPLSIDLTFHLLRTLLELARTQSQRERAEQNRIILNAVGK from the exons ATGCCTCAGCTAGCGTCTCCCTCCTCTACAGCCAGGGTGCTTCCAAAGCTAGATCCAGGATCAGGATGCGTGCCCCTCTGGGGGCTCGAAGTTGCTGGACTCGAAGCTGCCGCTGTCATTGCTTCTACAATCAGTTCATGTTCTTCGCTGACGTCAGTCGGAGCTGTCCTGGTGCTATATAAGGCTGGCAGCGGTCCCGGGACAGACCCCGTGCTCCCCAAGGCGTCTTCAGCCCGCCCCGGGGGACAGAGACTGGAGCTCCATCTTGCACCGGGCAGACACTCCGACAACAT GGCAGGCGGCACCATGAGGCAGAGGGGACGCGCTGCGCTCCTAGTGGCACTGCTGCTCCTGGCACAACTGCGCCCCGGGAGCAGCCAGTGGAGCCCGGCGACTGAGGCGGCGACTGGGGTCCAGGATCCGAATCTGCGATGGAGTCCCGGGGCGCGGAATCAGGGCGGCGGCGCCCGCGCACTCCTCTTGCTGTTAGCCGAGCGCTTCCCGCGCCGCGCGGGATCGGGGACCGCAGGCGAGCGGCAGCGACGAGACGATCCTCCGCTGTCCATCGACCTCACATTCCATCTGCTGCGGACCCTGCTGGAGCTGGCCCGGACACAGAGCCAGCGCGAGCGCGCAGAGCAGAACCGCATCATACTCAACGCGGTGGGCAAGTGA